The sequence AGTGCGTGCTGGTGGGCGATGGAGCCGTGGGCAAGACCAGCCTGGTCGTCAGCTACACCACCAACGGCTACCCCGACGAGTACCAGCCCACCGCCCTCGACACCTTCTCCGGTAGGAACCCGCCCGGGCTCCCCGGTGCCTCGCCCGGCCGGCCGAGGGGGGGGGGATCCCCGCCTGGCGCAGCGAATCCCCCCGCTGCGGGCCGGGGGCGAGCTTTGCCGGTGAGGCGGGCTGCcgcaccggggggggggctttgggggtgtAGGGTGAGCACAGCCTGGGGGGTGGGACGGGGACGGACACAAAGCGCCAAGGGTGTTTTCTGCAACTGGGACCGAGTCCGTCAGGCGTTTGGTGAAGTTCAGCAGGTGGAAGTCCTGTATTCCGCAGCCTTGTGCGTCGGCAGGGCGCGCGTCGAGTTGGCTCGCCAGCCCTGTGAAATTGGGCGCCTTCCTGGGTTTGTGGGGGTGTTATGAGTAAACAGAAGGGGGCTTGATTTCTTGTCGTTGGGGTTTAGCTTCAGAAATATCATAGCAATGCGCTGTAGGCTTTCTAGCTTCTACCGATACTCAGCAGTAACATCCTTTTTCCTGCATGTCCACTGAAGTTAGCGTTGAACAGAGGTTGCCAAAAAGTTGAAGAGCTTTGTAAGTCTGGCTAGAATtgccttccctgccagctgATGAGCTTTCATTAGTTTCCACTGTCGTAAATGCCATCTTTGTTCCTGTACTCCGCTCCTTTTCTTTTGGGCTCCAATTTCTAATATAAACCCCAGGAAAGTACAAAGCCCTCTGAAAGATTTCTCTTCTTCATCTGATACAAAGAGACACAACAGTACATGACAGTATAGATCAGTAGATTAGAGATGGCATCAAGTCAGACTGGGAACGAGACTTCTAATGTGTCATAGTCTCAGGGGTTCTTAGAGGgagtgttttgtttatttgaatGTTCCCCCAGTTGCTGACTCTGACGCTGGGAATTGTTGATTTGTCTTGACCCTCTCCAAGCTCTTCCACTGTCACTTGAAGGAAATGAACTGGGAACATGCTGCTGATCAGGGTCCAGCAGCCCTTTAGGAGCAGATGTAAGGAGCCCTTGAGTTCTCCAAGGGAAAGATTactgctccctctgctccctttACACTGATGTGTACAGTTTGGGCTAAGAGAGGCTTGAAACTACCATAGTGGTTAGCCTCCACATTTTTGGAAAGGGCAAATCCGTAGCGAAACGATCCAGAAAGGTGGAGGCAGTATGAGTTCAGAGACTCCCTGGTTAGCAGCAAGTAATTTGAAGATAGCTGCACAGGGATTTAGCCCCACTCTGAATGTCCAAGTAGCGAGCCTGACTTCCAGAAGTGCATAGCATTTGCAACTGATAGAAATACAAACCATTAAAAACGGGTCTTCCAAAGTTCACTTTCTGCTTATTGGGAGGAAATGGGAGAATGGAGAAgtttcccttcccacccctaCTCTTAACCTGGATAAACTTGAAGAAAGTCCCTCCCTGGATTCACAAAGCACGGTTGAAGATCCGTTTCAGAAATTTCAGCCTAATTCTCTCCACTCTTGGGGAATACTTGCAGTTGAAACTGCCAGCAGAACTGAGTTTCACAGTTTACATCCTAACCCTAATTCTGGTCAATGGACTGTAATGCCAATAACAAGATAGGAGAAAGTATTGCGTTATCAGGGGAACGGCTCTGGGACTGTGACCCAGCCACATTTGTCTGGGTGCTACCTACTGCTGGGTGTCACTGCCAGGTAGAGCAGCCTTGAGTGAAACGTGTACCCAGTGACCTTTCTCCACCAGGCTATCCTGTTCTGCCGGCCCCTTCGCTACCCTACCGAAATCCAGCCTCATCCTGAGGGTGTGGACCTTGTGAGGGCGGTATTTGGAGGGCTGTCGCAGAGTTGCTAGCGTAGCTTAGGCTAGCAGCAGGTACGAAAAAACCTTGTGCAAGCACTGGAGCAGCAGGTAATGTATGTGGTGCCTTTCTTCTGAAGACTGTAAAACATCTCAGAGATGCTAATTCCTTCTCTCAAGGCGCTGGGAGACAGAAGAAACCAGATACTAGAAAGGCAAATGCCCAGTGCCTTGAAGATCAAGTCAGGATCTGGCAGGTTCTTTGATCAGGAACAggtttctcttcctcctctgggGCAAAGATTTGGCAACAACCCAACCGTTTCCCAGTCACAAGGAAGCAATGACTTTCAGTTACACTGGTGAGGAGTGGCACTGTGGTGGGTGCACCCACcccttcattttttccttcagtctcaGTCTCCCACCAAACTTCGGTTCATCTTTTGTCTGtgtctccctccttctccccagaCTGGTTTCAGGGAGAAGGAGTGCTCTCCTCCAAGAGCTTGTGTTAAACTCTCCCAAGTCAGTTGTTTCTGTTGTGTTTCTCACCTGGCTAATTACTTCAAGAATCACAAAAGATTGAAACTGCTtctgtttgggggtttgggggttgttttttttttttttttacaaaaaggaCGATAAAGCCTCCTCCTGGGCACAGCAAGGGCATTTAGCTAGCTCGTGTCAAGAGCCAGCCATTGTCACCTTAGCCAGGATGCCTTCCTTTATTCACCAAAGCACAGCCCCATCCATATTGTCAGGACTTTCAAGTGATTTCCAGCTCCCCCAacccctttctccttttcctggctTCCTAGCTAGTCTCTGCACTTAAACATCTAACAGTTTCATTCCAGATTTCCATCAGAGGTCCTGCCAGCCCTCAGTCTGAGTCAGCTGATACCACATGAAGGCTTACTCTGATTAGGGAGTGAAGTGGGAGCAGACCTTACCTACGTAACTCAGCAGTTTTTCAGTGTGTGCATAGTCTCTGAAGGGGATTTCACTCATCGCTGTTTCCTTAATAGCTTCTTCATTTCAAAGTTGTGTTTAggtcttttgcttttccttagcTAGGACActcacagaaatgctttttttttttttttttttttttttaaggccaaATTTCTGGCCTGGATGGTAAAAGTCTCCAGTAGCTTGTTTAAAGGAAACCGATTTGAACTTCCACTCTGGGCCAAAACGCTAGGCACAAGTTGCTGAAGTTCTCAGTTTGTGTTTATCCTTATCTGCTTTCTTGGGCTGTGgaagaacaacaacaaattgCTCTCAGGGCACTGTTTGGCTAAGGGCTCTTCTTCTCTAGAGAAGCAGTTGTCCAGTAATATGGAACGATTCTTTCAAAATACTGGAGAAGAACCCAAAATGCCTGAGGGATAACCAAATCAGAAAGTCTGCTGCAGGTCTCTTAATGTTCCCAGTGCAAGCTTCAGCTGTATTAGTGAGGTTTGGGAGGATGCTCAGCAAGGAGGACAGACTTGAGTGACTCCAACGACTCTGTTCAGTGGGATACAGAACAGAGCGCTCTGGGGAAAAACCTGTATGAGTGTACATGTGTATGCTGGGCAACTCCCTTAGACTCATCcttattctttttctgctaCAGTGCAGGTCCTGGTGGATGGAGCCCCAGTCCGGATCCAGCTGTGGGACACTGCTGGACAGGTAAGCTCTATCGAAGCAGCTGTCAGCTCTGGTCCTGTGGGACAGGGACTGTTTGCAGGCTTTTGGGGAAGACAGCGTTTaactgggaaggaaggaaatgcagTAGTCCAGCATCAGCTGTTTGCTGGTATGGCAGTCACAGAGAGGTGAATGACAGACTTCCACAGCTCTGAAACTTGTGCCTGAACCGTGGCATGGCCACAAAGTCAGCACCATGCCCTCCCTCTGAGGGTGTTGCTGTCCTAGTTAACGTGTGAAAAAGCCACTGCAGCATCAAGCTGTTAGGAGATCAGTCCAGTGAAGactttttcccccccacccctccattTTCTACAGGAGGACTTTGACTGTTTGCGCTCGCTTTGTTACCCTGACACCGACGTCTTCCTTGTCTGCTTCAGTGTGGTAAACCCAAGCTCCTTCCAAAACATTACTGAGAAATGGATCCCTGAGATACGAACTCACAACCCCCGGGCACcggtgctgctggtggggacgCAGGCAGACTTGCGGGATGACGTCAATGTCCTCATCAGCCTGGATCGCTACCACGTGAAGCCCGTGCCCCGGCCTCAGGCAGAAGGTCTAGCTGACAAAATCCGGGCTGAAGCCTACCTGGAATGCTCAGCACTGACCCAGAAGAACCTCAAGGAAGTTTTCGACATGGCCATTGTGAGTGGTGTCGAGCACAAAGCACGGCAGGAAAAGAAGATGACTGCCAAAGGCATCAAAACTCTCTCCAAGTGCCGCTGGAAGAAGTTCTTCTGCTTTGTCTGAAGCTGCTttgaggggggagaaaaaagaaacacccaATGGCAGTATTGGCTCTGCACCTTCTTGGAGTGACTGCTCCTATGGCCCCAGCGAGGAGGGTATGATAAGCTGCTGGGCTTGGAAACCTGGCTCTTGCTGGGTTACAGTATCAGATGCCTAGGAGACATGAACTGGATTTCCATTGTGCCGGGATGTGGAATGGTCCAGGCAGCTATAAGTACCTGCTGGACATGTCTGTAGTATCCCAGACTAATGGGAGCCTTTAATACACCAAGACTCAGTACCCCAGAGCAGGCAGGTTCCTTACATTGTTCAAAATGACCAGTTTTCTGTCTGAAGCTAACACACTTATGGAGTCCTGATGCAGCATAATAAATGTGAGGTACTTTTGAAGTCTGCCTATGTTTTGGCTGATTTACAGGCATGGCAGAGAGTAGGGCAGGGGCAGTTACAGGCCACTGCAATGTGGTCAGACATGGGCTGCGGAATTTGTAACACGAGACTTGGGTTCCCTCTCTGATTCTGCTTGCCAAAATAGGTAGAAGCCACTTGGCTGTGAAAAAGCAGCACTCTTTCTTAAAGGCCCTGAATTGTGAGTACCCTTGAGAAGGTTTTTCCTAAATAAAGGCCATTAGCAGGCTCAAGAGAAAATGCACTGGCAGCTACAGtaattttttaagcaaaatgttCTCCGAGAGGACTCTGTAGTCCGGTGGGTGCCAGTGCTATAGTCCTATCTTAAGAGGTAGTCATGAACTGAACTTGGGGACCTATTTTGAAAGACCTTTTGCGTGTGTGGTGTTTTGAGAGAAAGAACAGGTGAGGAACAGTGATGAGTGGCTCTGTCTGTCTAGCAGAGACGAAACTCTGTCAGTGAAGGGTTTGCAACACTACCAAGGGGTGAAATGTAGATGGAGAGCCATGCATGTTatgaagggagaagagagaagggagaaaaggaaggcaataaaaagggtaaagagagatagaaggaagaaagggagatgaagaaggaaagaagaatgaaCACTGTTAAATTAAGAGTTGTGATTCTGCTTAGTTGAGATGCTAGTATTCAGGGAATCTTCTAGGGACCTGGAAAACTTGCTAGTGATCTCAATTTCAAAGTAATATTGTCCATATGTTAAGTTCTGAATCAAAAGGAAGGGGTTGTAGTGAGAGGGAGAGTTAGACAGAGTTCCTCTTTGTCAGTAAAATCCTCAGTTTCAGATCTACACAGGAGAACAGAATTTACCTTGTACTGTTCTTCCTGAGGCTGCAGAACAGGAATGGAGGGCTCAGGGCTTCTTTCTGTTgtgcttccttttcttaaaagtcACTGCTTGATCTGctgaaatcaaaagcaaaggaaatccATGAAGTTCCTACCAGACAAAAACATTCACTATGTTTGCTCCGTTCCACTCTCACCTGTTTCTCGAGGGATTAATTTCCTAGTGAGTCTGTTCACATTTTACTACAGAACTTGCATCAATTTCTAAAACTTCTTTCATAGAGACATTTCGTTCTGGTTTATGTAGCAGAGAGTGTGACAGGTCTGTCAAGCAATGCCTTCAATACTCAGGGGGTTCTCTGCATCTGCCCATGGCCCATCACTTTGGGGACGCTCTGCAGTAACGTTGCAGAAGGGGATATAGCTGTGGATTGTTTGCCCTGCACCAAAAGCAAGCATGCCCGAGCTAGTGCGCCTGTAAAAACCACATGCAAGTAATGCAGCATGGCTCTGGATCCAGAGAAATGCCTGGAAATCTCTCTCAGAGCCATCTCTCTTTGTGGTGCAGCTCATACAGGCTCCAGGACGCGAGACAAGCCTGCTGCCTCCTTGGGGGATATCATAGTATGAAAGAGGTGGGCAGGTCTTCTTGCGAAGGGATGTGGCCCACAGCCTTGGAGCTGCTTGTAGGGTAAGGCTTAAAGACCTGAAAGGATGGCGTGTCAAAATGAGCTGAGTGTTGAAAGGACTCCCCCAACTGAAATGCCATCCAGGTCCGGTGAGGATTCCGAAGAGATGGAGAGTACAGAGGCGGTAGCTAGAAGGGACATGTCCCACAGGCCTCTTGGCAGGACACCGCTTCTCGAACAAAGCTCTCACTCAGCAATGCATCCCTGCACGTATTTCCTACCTGTACAGGCACCTTTGCTGTATTGCTAGTTCAGTTTGTCTGTTGGGTCTTTATGCATTTCTTTAGCCTGTGAGACCGAGGGCTGCGGTGTGACCTGCTGAGGAGCACACCATACCCCTGTGGAGCAAATCCACAGGTGGAAAGAACACCAGCCTCCCTCCTGCTGAGGAGAGCAAGGGTTGTCCTGCAGTAGCTTGGTATGAAACAGGGCTTATTTCGTTCTGGAAAAGAAGCTGTACTGAgagctgctttcttcctctgtgatTGTGTCTACTATTCgttcaaataaattttttaaatgtctccGATCTGTGTTTGTAATTTTGTCAGCACAAAATAAGCTGGGCTTTAAGATGGAGGAGGAGTTATTCCATTTTACTGACAGTAGCATAAGAAGGAAATCGCCCCACTTCTCCCTCCATGTCCTATCCCCAACTAGCAATGGTAAAAATCCCCTCATAGCTGAAACCTTCCAAGATCCTTCTGTTGCCTCAGTtaattttcctctccttcagcagccgCTCAGGGTGGAGGCTGCCAAGGGGGATGGAGTAGCAAACATCCAAAGTTGTCAGTGCCTCTCCCCAGAAGCCACCGTCCAGGGACCAGTCAGGAGGCCCTCCCAGCACTCACTGAGACAAGCCCATGTAGGACTTGCATTTGGAGCCTTAATAACAGCGTGCTGCTCTGTCATTAGGCTGGTGGGTAATTTAGCAACCAGCTTTATTTAACTTCCCTTGGTAGTTAAACACTGCTGAAGTGCTGAAAAATTTTGTCCGTGCCACATAGGACACAAAGGCTCTATCCAAGATAGCTCACAGGACTCATTCTTTTAGCCTTATCATCAGCATCACAGGTAGGTCAGGGCTCCAGTCTGCCCACATCTGGGGCCCCACAGCTGCTCCAAAGGCAGAGGGCTGGGAAGCGAGGCTGCTGGGGGAGTTCAGCAGAGAggtaggaaagaaaagggacaaATACCACGGTGTAGCAGAGGTAATGAGCAAATGTGATTCAGAAAATAGAAGACAATAGGGAATTACTGCTGATAAAACTTGATttgggaactttttttttaagatatccGAGACCACgctgtcctcctgcagtctGCTGTTTGCTAGATGTAAAGCGACCTGTGGGATTATTTGGAGTCAGCTCCCAGCTTTGCAGCTTCCCAGCATTAAAGCTTACGGAAGAACCTGTGAATGGAAATAGCAGCAAAGTGTGAATTAACTTTACGGGGAGTGAGTCATCCCACTGAGCCATATCCTGTCATGTGCACAATAAGCACCCTAAAACTCCCTGAAACCCGTGAACAAAGCTGAGctcctgggggtgggggtgaatCTACCTCATTGAGTGTCCGACCAAAGCCACCCTAGGAGTCTTTAAAGCCT comes from Haliaeetus albicilla chromosome 5, bHalAlb1.1, whole genome shotgun sequence and encodes:
- the RHOV gene encoding rho-related GTP-binding protein RhoV encodes the protein MPPQELLDYSPALRRHSPPRGSGPELGIKCVLVGDGAVGKTSLVVSYTTNGYPDEYQPTALDTFSVQVLVDGAPVRIQLWDTAGQEDFDCLRSLCYPDTDVFLVCFSVVNPSSFQNITEKWIPEIRTHNPRAPVLLVGTQADLRDDVNVLISLDRYHVKPVPRPQAEGLADKIRAEAYLECSALTQKNLKEVFDMAIVSGVEHKARQEKKMTAKGIKTLSKCRWKKFFCFV